In bacterium HR17, one genomic interval encodes:
- the galE_2 gene encoding UDP-glucose 4-epimerase, with amino-acid sequence MHDLKGSVALVTGGSGFVGANVVRHLLANGVCVHLLLRPTTNRWRLSGVEPCVTVHEGDITNPTTVRTVLRRVRPHFIVHCAMSSGHPCSPDEERNAFLVSALGTLNLLQAALSLGVEKFVHSGSSMEYGTRSFPLAERLSLRPNTFRGLAKACAATICDYFARRHALPIVNLRLFSVYGPWEAPNRFVPTVLRAALWGGEVPLTANDAYHDFVFVGDVADAYLKALATPLPSGSVFNIGTGKQWSNRQVVEVTARLVGRPIAVKVGAHPQHPTDTPCWVANIDKARRLLHWQPTHELPDGLQATMEWMQRHDRWYRKASRAAATNNAQRSHARLP; translated from the coding sequence TTGCACGACCTGAAAGGCAGCGTCGCCCTCGTCACTGGTGGCAGCGGTTTCGTCGGCGCCAATGTTGTGCGCCACTTGCTCGCAAACGGTGTCTGTGTGCACCTTTTGTTGCGCCCCACGACGAACCGTTGGCGCCTTTCAGGCGTAGAGCCTTGTGTCACCGTGCACGAGGGTGACATCACGAACCCGACAACCGTGCGCACTGTTTTGCGGCGTGTCCGCCCGCATTTTATCGTCCACTGTGCCATGAGTAGCGGGCATCCCTGTAGTCCGGATGAGGAACGGAACGCCTTTCTCGTCAGCGCCTTGGGCACCTTGAATCTGCTGCAGGCGGCGCTTAGCCTCGGCGTTGAAAAGTTTGTGCATTCGGGTAGTTCAATGGAATACGGGACGCGTTCGTTTCCGTTGGCGGAGCGTTTGTCCCTGCGTCCCAACACTTTCCGAGGGCTCGCAAAAGCGTGCGCTGCCACGATTTGTGACTATTTCGCCCGACGCCACGCGTTGCCCATCGTGAACTTGCGCCTCTTTTCGGTTTACGGTCCTTGGGAAGCGCCCAACCGGTTCGTTCCGACGGTTTTGCGTGCGGCACTTTGGGGAGGTGAAGTGCCCTTGACGGCGAACGACGCCTACCACGATTTTGTGTTCGTCGGCGATGTCGCGGACGCTTATTTAAAAGCGCTGGCGACGCCACTGCCCTCCGGCAGCGTGTTCAACATCGGAACGGGCAAGCAGTGGAGCAACCGGCAGGTCGTGGAGGTGACGGCGCGGTTGGTAGGGCGTCCGATTGCCGTTAAGGTCGGCGCTCACCCGCAGCATCCAACAGACACGCCCTGCTGGGTAGCAAACATTGACAAAGCGCGCCGTCTTTTGCACTGGCAACCGACCCATGAACTGCCTGACGGGTTGCAAGCCACAATGGAGTGGATGCAACGCCATGACCGATGGTATCGTAAGGCATCGCGAGCGGCAGCAACAAATAACGCTCAGCGTAGTCATGCCCGTCTACCGTAA
- a CDS encoding putative glycosyltransferase has protein sequence MPVYRNAATLEPLYARLLCAIAPLTDRYDIVFVNDACPEGSLEVLKRIALRDDKVSVIDLAHNVGQHQAIVIGLAHAVGDIVAVMDADLQDPPEALPHLVATLLASPDIGVVFAGRRGRYESGLRLGTSFAFKTLLHWFGKVPRDAGSFCVMRRQVVDRLLALPSVPPYLLTLLSACKVRTVSVPVVRQVRPVGASAYSEWKRLRLALAALWGIVQLKVVRRQGRYPTQLDRMMGIPLQRFGSRFNPPLANSAPAPGEVK, from the coding sequence ATGCCCGTCTACCGTAACGCGGCGACCCTTGAGCCGCTTTACGCCCGTCTTTTGTGTGCTATCGCACCGTTGACAGATCGCTACGACATCGTGTTTGTCAACGACGCTTGCCCTGAAGGGTCGTTGGAAGTTCTCAAACGGATAGCGTTACGGGACGACAAAGTGAGCGTCATTGACCTTGCGCACAATGTCGGGCAGCATCAAGCGATTGTCATTGGATTAGCCCATGCAGTGGGTGACATTGTGGCGGTCATGGACGCCGACCTTCAAGATCCGCCCGAAGCCCTCCCGCATCTCGTCGCCACATTGCTTGCATCGCCCGACATCGGGGTCGTCTTCGCCGGGCGGCGCGGACGCTACGAGAGCGGGTTGCGACTGGGCACCTCTTTTGCCTTCAAGACGCTGCTCCATTGGTTCGGCAAAGTGCCCCGCGACGCAGGCAGTTTTTGCGTTATGCGGCGGCAAGTCGTGGACCGGCTCCTCGCCTTACCGTCTGTGCCCCCTTACCTGCTCACTTTGCTCTCGGCGTGCAAGGTCCGCACGGTTTCGGTACCCGTCGTCAGGCAGGTGCGCCCTGTTGGGGCATCGGCGTACTCAGAATGGAAGCGGTTACGGTTGGCGCTGGCTGCTCTTTGGGGTATCGTGCAGTTGAAGGTTGTGAGACGGCAAGGGCGTTACCCCACGCAGTTGGACCGCATGATGGGGATCCCCTTGCAGCGTTTCGGCAGCCGGTTCAACCCACCTCTGGCAAATTCGGCACCGGCACCCGGTGAGGTAAAGTGA